The following proteins come from a genomic window of Burkholderia stabilis:
- a CDS encoding PhaM family polyhydroxyalkanoate granule multifunctional regulatory protein: MTTDASGSNPFAGFAGFKPADMMDRMWDMMRMSPFGGMASFPGAAHGLPPSLSSMSDMMAPLTSVEELDKRITDLRAVEQWLKLNLGMLQSAIQALEVQRATLATLRAFGAFAQSSMSAAEEAAVAAAQAAKAASAPGDAAPAPDAADAPPAGDAAQQAFDPAGWWNLLQSQFNQLAGLAMAQPGMQPAAPGDVPPDAAAPPEKAAKPAAAAAAPRKPAAKRAKPAGSAAERAAAASSPETRPPKRST; the protein is encoded by the coding sequence ATGACGACCGATGCCTCCGGCTCCAACCCTTTCGCCGGCTTTGCCGGCTTCAAGCCCGCCGACATGATGGACCGGATGTGGGACATGATGCGGATGTCGCCGTTCGGCGGGATGGCGTCGTTTCCGGGCGCCGCGCACGGGCTGCCGCCGTCGCTGTCGAGCATGTCCGACATGATGGCGCCGCTCACGAGCGTCGAGGAACTCGACAAGCGGATCACCGATCTGCGCGCGGTCGAGCAGTGGCTGAAGCTCAATCTCGGGATGCTGCAGTCGGCGATCCAGGCGCTCGAAGTGCAGCGCGCGACGCTCGCGACGCTGCGCGCGTTCGGCGCGTTCGCGCAAAGCTCGATGTCGGCGGCCGAGGAAGCGGCCGTCGCGGCTGCGCAGGCGGCAAAGGCCGCGTCGGCGCCGGGCGATGCGGCGCCGGCACCGGACGCCGCGGATGCGCCGCCGGCTGGCGATGCCGCGCAGCAGGCTTTCGATCCGGCCGGTTGGTGGAACCTGCTGCAGTCGCAGTTCAACCAGCTCGCGGGCCTCGCGATGGCGCAACCGGGCATGCAGCCCGCGGCGCCGGGCGACGTGCCGCCCGACGCGGCCGCACCGCCGGAGAAGGCCGCGAAGCCGGCAGCGGCGGCCGCCGCGCCGCGCAAGCCTGCCGCGAAACGCGCGAAGCCGGCCGGTTCGGCTGCGGAGCGCGCCGCCGCCGCTTCGTCGCCCGAAACCCGTCCGCCGAAGCGTTCGACGTGA